The following coding sequences are from one Flavobacteriales bacterium window:
- the yaaA gene encoding peroxide stress protein YaaA has protein sequence MITLISPAKKLDYESKVATEAFTIPEGLNRSAQLISKLQKTSNKKLGELMDLSQNLVELNAARYASWTEDFTEGETRQALLAFKGDVYQGMKNELLTPAELEYAQKHLRILSGLHGLLRPLDLIKPYRLEMGTKLAVRGKKDLYGFWGDEITDRLNVALETSGNDTLCNLASGEYFKAVNTKKLKAKIITPVFKDMKNGQLKVIFLYVKQARGMMAGYILRNGINDAEDLKGFSDGGYRYTEDLSDEQTWVFTR, from the coding sequence ATGATCACCCTTATTTCTCCTGCCAAAAAGCTCGATTACGAATCGAAGGTTGCCACCGAAGCATTCACCATTCCGGAAGGTTTGAACCGTTCGGCACAGCTCATTTCCAAATTGCAAAAGACATCTAACAAGAAGTTGGGCGAATTGATGGATCTGAGCCAAAACCTGGTGGAGTTGAATGCAGCACGCTACGCCAGCTGGACAGAAGATTTTACCGAAGGTGAAACACGGCAGGCGCTGTTGGCTTTCAAAGGCGATGTGTATCAGGGTATGAAAAACGAACTGTTGACGCCAGCCGAATTGGAGTATGCCCAAAAGCACCTGCGTATTCTTAGTGGTTTGCACGGACTCTTGCGTCCACTTGACCTTATAAAACCATATCGTTTAGAAATGGGAACCAAATTGGCAGTGCGAGGCAAAAAAGACCTCTACGGTTTTTGGGGCGATGAGATCACCGATCGATTGAACGTGGCCTTGGAAACATCGGGCAACGATACGCTGTGCAATCTTGCCAGTGGCGAGTATTTTAAAGCAGTGAACACCAAAAAGCTGAAGGCCAAGATCATTACGCCTGTGTTCAAAGACATGAAGAACGGCCAATTGAAGGTGATTTTCCTCTACGTCAAACAGGCGCGCGGCATGATGGCGGGATATATTCTTCGCAATGGTATTAACGATGCCGAAGACCTGAAAGGATTCTCAGATGGCGGTTATCGCTACACCGAAGACCTTTCGGATGAACAGACCTGGGTGTTTACCCGATAG